One window from the genome of Dyella sp. A6 encodes:
- a CDS encoding beta-galactosidase family protein, with protein sequence MLRRVSLSACFALALVAGMAARAATIEPVTIAGDHFVRAGKPYQIIAGSMHFQRVPRAYWRDRLEKARAMGLNTITTYVFWNAVEPRPGHFDFKGRNDVAAFLRLAQAMGLNVILRPGPYACAEWEAGGLPAWLFADPNLHVRTRDPAFLHAVDRYFDALGRQVAPLMASRGGPVIAVQVENEYGSYGNDRRYMEDIRQALKKAGMGSDILFTSDGPGELKNDAMPGVLAVVNFAPGEARKAFAELAAFRPRQPRMAGEYWAGWFDQWGGAHAQTDTSTQAKELAWILGQGDSVNIYMFEGGTSFGFMNGANFQGGPADHYAPQTTSYDYDAALDEGGRPRRKFMLFRDVIERATDKTPPPLPPALPRMRLPIFTLTQSASLWSNLPAPVHVDLPKPMEHFGQAYGYILYRTRLDGPHHGQLYLGDVRDYAAVYIDRQRVGTVDRRLKQVALDIDTGPGRHTLDVLVENTGRINYGPHLADGRAGLVDPVMFDGRVLHGWDVYPLPMRSPRQIHGWSTVPVTGPAFHRGWFDVTQRLDTFLDVRAFGKGFAWVNGHNLGRIWSIGPQHSLYLPAPWMRRGRNDVVVFDLRSDVRPTLRGLDTPLWSTQARRK encoded by the coding sequence ATGCTACGCCGTGTGTCGCTGTCGGCCTGTTTTGCCCTGGCCCTGGTCGCCGGAATGGCGGCCAGAGCGGCAACCATAGAGCCGGTAACGATCGCTGGCGACCATTTCGTACGTGCGGGCAAGCCGTACCAGATCATTGCCGGGTCCATGCACTTTCAGCGCGTACCGCGCGCGTACTGGCGCGACCGGTTGGAAAAGGCACGGGCGATGGGCCTGAACACCATCACGACTTATGTGTTCTGGAATGCGGTGGAGCCGCGACCGGGCCATTTCGACTTCAAGGGGCGCAACGACGTCGCGGCGTTCCTGCGGCTGGCGCAGGCGATGGGGCTCAATGTGATCCTGCGCCCGGGACCCTATGCCTGTGCGGAGTGGGAGGCGGGCGGGTTGCCGGCTTGGCTGTTCGCCGACCCAAATCTTCATGTACGCACCCGGGATCCAGCGTTCCTGCATGCAGTGGATCGCTATTTCGACGCGCTTGGACGGCAGGTGGCACCACTGATGGCTAGTCGTGGCGGTCCGGTCATCGCCGTGCAGGTGGAAAACGAATACGGTTCCTACGGCAATGATCGTCGCTACATGGAGGACATTCGCCAGGCCCTGAAGAAGGCTGGCATGGGGAGCGACATCCTGTTCACCTCCGATGGTCCGGGCGAACTCAAGAACGATGCCATGCCTGGTGTGCTTGCCGTCGTGAACTTCGCTCCAGGCGAGGCACGCAAGGCCTTTGCTGAGCTGGCCGCGTTCCGGCCCAGGCAGCCGCGCATGGCCGGCGAATACTGGGCCGGCTGGTTCGACCAGTGGGGTGGCGCACACGCGCAGACCGATACCAGTACCCAGGCGAAGGAGCTGGCCTGGATACTGGGGCAGGGCGACTCGGTGAACATATACATGTTCGAGGGTGGTACCAGCTTCGGCTTCATGAATGGCGCAAATTTCCAGGGTGGACCGGCCGACCATTACGCGCCGCAGACCACAAGTTACGACTACGATGCGGCGCTGGACGAAGGCGGCCGGCCCCGGCGCAAGTTCATGTTGTTCCGCGATGTCATTGAGCGGGCCACTGACAAGACGCCGCCGCCATTGCCGCCAGCCCTGCCGCGGATGCGGCTTCCCATATTCACCCTGACGCAGTCGGCTTCGTTGTGGAGCAATCTGCCGGCACCAGTGCATGTCGACTTGCCGAAGCCGATGGAGCACTTCGGTCAGGCTTATGGCTACATTCTGTATCGCACCCGGCTGGATGGTCCCCACCACGGCCAACTGTATCTGGGCGACGTGCGCGACTACGCTGCCGTGTATATCGACCGGCAGCGGGTCGGCACGGTTGACCGCCGGCTGAAGCAGGTGGCGCTGGACATCGACACGGGGCCGGGCCGGCACACCCTCGACGTGCTCGTGGAAAACACTGGGCGGATCAACTACGGGCCACATCTGGCCGACGGGCGAGCTGGGCTGGTCGACCCCGTCATGTTCGATGGCAGGGTGCTGCATGGCTGGGATGTCTATCCATTGCCCATGCGCTCGCCGCGACAGATCCATGGCTGGAGCACTGTCCCGGTGACCGGGCCGGCGTTCCATCGTGGCTGGTTCGATGTGACGCAGCGTCTCGATACCTTTCTCGACGTCCGAGCCTTCGGTAAGGGCTTCGCCTGGGTTAATGGCCACAACCTCGGCCGCATTTGGTCCATTGGTCCGCAGCACTCGCTGTATCTGCCCGCACCGTGGATGCGCCGTGGCCGCAACGATGTCGTGGTATTCGACCTGCGCAGCGATGTCCGACCGACCCTGCGTGGCTTGGATACACCGCTATGGTCGACCCAAGCGAGACGGAAGTGA
- a CDS encoding glycoside hydrolase family 3 protein, with protein sequence MPNRCCQIRPRGIAALTASALAARCDRLLFLLLALGLACPAVTNAYTPDDAGRRAAALVARMTLPEKVAQLQNDAPAIPRLGVPAYDWWSEGLHGIAREGYATVFPQAIGLASSWDPGLLEGVGKTVSVEARAKFNALGAGRDHGRYQGLSVWSPNINILRDPRWGRGQETYGEDPFLTGRLAIAFIRGVQGPDPEHPRAIATPKHFAAHSGPEPGRDSFDVDVSPYDLESTYLPAFRAAVVEGRAGSVMCAYNALHGTPVCADPWLLSTLLRKDWGFHGYVVSDCDAVGDITQFHHYLPDSAQSAAAAIRAGTDLDCGHTYASLDEAVRKGYVKQAALDRALIRLFAARYRLGELGPTSADPYASIGPNQVDSRAHRQLALRAALESMVLLKNAHDTLPMHAGMRVAVIGPDADTVETLEANYHGTARNPVTPLEGMRRRFGAGKVVYAQGSPIAARVPVPIPETALRSRGHVGLTGEYFAGTSFVGVPRVTRTDRVVDFDWDQVAPAKGLSADAYAVRWTGQLVPPGPGDYTLAIHVDRCFDCRGHDPVRLYVDGRKVIDDQGNGKHMQVELHFAGIAPHAIRLEMVHSGQDQGIRLQWLAPPADQLAAAVRAARSADAVVAFVGLSPDVEGEALQLDVPGFDGGDRTRIGLPAIQRHLLERVAATGKPLVVVLLSGGAVALNWAQQHADAILAAWYPGEQGGRAIAQVLAGDYNPGGRLPVTFFRSVDDLPPFDSYDMQGRTYRYFKGIPLYPFGYGLSYTHFVYAGLKLSSGALRAGQPLKVSAVVRNIGQRAGDDVVQVYLDAPGVPLAPRHALVGFRRVHLAPGESCVVSFTLSPRRLSEVDAAGRRAVDAGSYRVFLGGGQPGQAGGVSAGFHISGHAELPK encoded by the coding sequence ATGCCGAACAGGTGCTGTCAGATAAGGCCAAGAGGTATCGCTGCCCTAACGGCCAGCGCGCTTGCAGCTCGTTGTGATCGGCTGCTGTTTTTGCTGTTAGCGCTTGGCCTGGCATGCCCTGCCGTCACGAATGCGTACACTCCGGACGATGCCGGCCGTCGTGCGGCCGCGCTGGTGGCCAGGATGACCCTGCCCGAAAAAGTGGCGCAGCTACAGAACGATGCCCCAGCCATTCCACGGCTTGGCGTTCCGGCCTACGACTGGTGGAGCGAGGGGCTGCATGGCATCGCGCGCGAAGGTTATGCGACGGTATTTCCGCAAGCGATTGGTTTGGCTTCGAGCTGGGATCCGGGTCTGCTCGAAGGTGTTGGGAAAACGGTTTCGGTCGAGGCCAGGGCCAAGTTCAATGCACTGGGTGCCGGTCGCGATCACGGGCGTTACCAGGGGCTCTCGGTGTGGTCGCCGAACATCAACATCCTGCGTGATCCCCGCTGGGGACGGGGCCAGGAAACCTACGGCGAGGATCCGTTCCTCACCGGACGCCTTGCGATAGCCTTCATCCGTGGCGTGCAAGGGCCTGATCCGGAGCATCCGCGCGCCATCGCCACACCCAAGCACTTCGCGGCACACAGCGGGCCGGAGCCGGGACGCGACAGTTTCGACGTCGACGTGTCGCCGTACGATCTGGAGTCGACCTATCTGCCGGCCTTCCGGGCCGCCGTGGTCGAAGGGCGGGCCGGTTCGGTGATGTGCGCCTACAACGCGCTGCACGGTACGCCGGTGTGTGCCGACCCCTGGCTGCTCTCCACGCTTTTGCGCAAGGACTGGGGGTTCCATGGCTACGTCGTGTCCGACTGCGATGCGGTGGGCGACATCACGCAGTTCCACCATTACCTGCCGGACAGTGCACAGTCGGCGGCGGCGGCGATCCGGGCAGGTACCGACCTGGACTGTGGCCACACCTATGCCAGCCTGGACGAAGCGGTACGCAAGGGATACGTGAAGCAGGCGGCACTCGATCGTGCGCTGATCCGCCTGTTCGCGGCCCGTTACCGGCTCGGCGAGCTGGGTCCGACCTCGGCCGACCCGTACGCCTCGATCGGTCCCAACCAGGTGGACAGCCGGGCACATCGTCAATTGGCTCTGCGTGCTGCGCTGGAGTCGATGGTGTTGTTGAAGAACGCCCACGACACCCTGCCGATGCACGCCGGCATGCGCGTGGCGGTGATCGGCCCCGACGCGGACACGGTGGAGACGCTGGAGGCGAACTACCACGGCACGGCACGCAACCCGGTGACGCCGCTCGAAGGCATGCGTAGGCGTTTCGGTGCCGGCAAGGTGGTCTATGCGCAGGGTTCGCCGATCGCGGCGCGTGTGCCGGTACCAATTCCCGAAACCGCGCTGCGCTCGCGTGGGCATGTGGGGCTCACCGGCGAATATTTCGCCGGAACGAGCTTCGTTGGCGTGCCGCGAGTGACCCGTACCGACCGCGTCGTCGATTTCGACTGGGACCAGGTGGCCCCGGCCAAGGGCTTGTCGGCCGATGCCTATGCAGTGCGCTGGACTGGCCAACTGGTGCCGCCGGGTCCGGGCGACTACACACTGGCCATCCACGTGGACCGCTGCTTCGACTGTCGTGGTCACGATCCGGTGCGTCTGTACGTGGATGGCCGCAAGGTCATTGACGATCAAGGCAATGGCAAGCACATGCAGGTGGAGCTGCACTTCGCCGGCATCGCGCCGCATGCGATCCGGCTGGAAATGGTGCACAGCGGACAGGATCAGGGCATCCGCCTGCAATGGCTGGCGCCCCCGGCCGACCAGCTTGCCGCTGCGGTGCGGGCGGCACGTTCGGCCGACGCGGTGGTCGCCTTCGTCGGTCTCTCGCCGGACGTGGAAGGCGAGGCCTTGCAGCTCGATGTGCCGGGTTTCGACGGCGGTGACCGTACCCGTATCGGCCTGCCTGCGATACAGCGTCATCTGCTCGAGCGGGTGGCGGCGACCGGCAAGCCGCTGGTCGTCGTACTGCTGTCCGGCGGTGCCGTGGCATTGAACTGGGCGCAACAGCATGCGGACGCAATTCTTGCGGCATGGTACCCGGGCGAGCAGGGCGGCCGGGCGATCGCCCAGGTGCTGGCCGGCGACTACAACCCCGGCGGGCGCCTGCCGGTGACGTTCTTCCGTTCGGTGGATGATCTACCGCCGTTCGACAGTTACGACATGCAGGGACGCACCTACCGTTACTTCAAGGGCATACCGCTGTATCCGTTCGGCTATGGACTGAGCTACACGCACTTTGTATATGCCGGCCTGAAGCTTTCCAGCGGTGCCCTGCGCGCGGGTCAGCCGCTCAAGGTCAGCGCCGTCGTGCGCAACATCGGCCAACGCGCGGGCGATGATGTGGTGCAGGTCTATCTCGATGCTCCCGGTGTGCCGCTGGCGCCGCGCCATGCGCTGGTGGGATTCCGTCGCGTGCATCTGGCGCCGGGCGAAAGCTGCGTGGTCAGCTTCACCCTGTCGCCGCGTCGATTAAGCGAAGTCGATGCTGCCGGCAGGCGTGCCGTCGATGCAGGCAGCTACCGGGTGTTCTTGGGTGGTGGCCAGCCGGGCCAAGCCGGAGGGGTGTCGGCAGGCTTCCATATTTCCGGGCATGCGGAACTGCCGAAATGA
- a CDS encoding beta-N-acetylhexosaminidase codes for MNSSHAVESTARRVAGHWRRRLLARGIAALFLLAGPALAAAAPTPAVPALIPVPAEMQAQAGRFTVDAHTVIVVPPGDRQALFAANYLARSLKRVRGLSLPVRALAEAPIGAIVLRLNPHAPVDKRGGYVLQVDAQGATIEARDERGIFYGAITLWQLLTAHAGHGPVRIDGISIHDWPRFAWRGLMLDSARHFQSVDTIEQVLDAMARHKLDVFHWHLTDDQGWRIQIKRYPELTRIGAWRTPPGAGSHGEPLRYGGFYTQAQIRQVVAYAAARHIEVVPELDMPGHAQAAVASYPGQVGVTGRRPPVSVDWGVNPYLYNVDDRSLHFIENVLDEVMALFPSKYIHLGGDEAIKDEWKASSQVQAKMKALGISNENALQSWFTNRLGEYLQRHGRRLIGWDEILEGGLPRTASVMSWRGTAGAIAAAKQDHDVVLAPAGWLYFDNLQTRRADEPSGRLSVLPLSRVYRFEPIDPSLTAGQARHVLGVEAALWSEYMISPWQVQHALFPRVDALSEIAWSPRKQRDWRSFLQRLPAQMRRYRAFGIAAADTPFAPTFHLDETVSKALESGHAMVSLDNQLGFGTLRYTTDGSEPGRRSPVYARPFTVALPATVRAATFAPDGSELAAPRVRVFDRAALLTLRNGQLEACPGGNLGLRVPLLPDLGTRHTPVYDMDLFHACWVYPQAPLDTVTGIDVDMARLARNYGLAHDQSKVVAYPARTVHGELEVHEDRCDGPLLASLPLPAGRQLGERFALHGVLMQRQGVHDLCLRVTAPIDGPLYGLGMVRLLEGSTKVGSAGLRRGH; via the coding sequence GTGAATTCGAGTCATGCCGTCGAGTCGACTGCCCGTCGCGTAGCAGGACACTGGCGCCGCCGCCTGCTCGCACGGGGCATTGCGGCACTGTTCCTGCTGGCCGGTCCTGCCTTGGCTGCGGCTGCGCCGACACCGGCCGTGCCGGCATTGATCCCGGTTCCGGCCGAGATGCAGGCGCAAGCCGGACGCTTCACTGTCGACGCACATACGGTCATCGTGGTGCCGCCCGGAGACCGGCAGGCACTGTTCGCGGCAAACTATCTCGCCAGGTCGCTGAAGCGTGTGCGGGGGCTTTCGCTACCGGTGCGCGCGCTAGCCGAGGCACCGATCGGTGCCATCGTGCTGCGACTGAATCCACACGCGCCGGTGGACAAGCGCGGCGGTTACGTGCTGCAGGTCGATGCGCAGGGTGCGACGATCGAGGCACGCGACGAGCGCGGTATCTTCTATGGAGCGATCACGCTGTGGCAGCTGTTGACCGCTCACGCGGGCCATGGCCCGGTGCGGATCGACGGCATATCGATCCACGACTGGCCGCGCTTCGCCTGGCGTGGGCTGATGCTGGACTCGGCCCGACATTTCCAAAGCGTGGACACAATCGAGCAGGTGCTCGATGCGATGGCTCGGCACAAGCTCGACGTCTTCCACTGGCACCTTACTGACGACCAGGGCTGGCGGATCCAGATCAAGCGCTATCCGGAGCTCACCCGGATCGGCGCATGGCGTACGCCGCCGGGTGCCGGTAGCCACGGCGAGCCTTTGCGGTACGGTGGTTTCTACACCCAGGCGCAGATCCGGCAGGTCGTCGCCTACGCGGCCGCCCGGCATATCGAGGTGGTCCCGGAACTGGACATGCCAGGCCATGCCCAAGCTGCCGTGGCTTCCTATCCCGGGCAGGTCGGAGTCACTGGGCGGCGGCCACCGGTGTCGGTGGACTGGGGCGTTAACCCCTATCTTTACAATGTCGACGATCGCAGCCTGCATTTCATCGAAAATGTGCTCGACGAAGTGATGGCGCTGTTCCCATCGAAGTACATCCACCTGGGTGGCGACGAGGCGATCAAGGACGAGTGGAAGGCGTCGTCCCAGGTGCAGGCGAAGATGAAGGCGTTGGGCATCAGCAACGAGAATGCCCTGCAAAGCTGGTTTACCAATCGCCTTGGCGAATACCTGCAGCGGCACGGCCGGCGGCTGATCGGCTGGGACGAGATCTTGGAAGGTGGCTTGCCGCGCACGGCATCGGTGATGTCCTGGCGGGGAACCGCGGGTGCGATCGCGGCGGCCAAGCAGGATCACGATGTGGTGCTGGCGCCGGCCGGCTGGCTGTATTTTGACAACCTGCAGACCCGTCGCGCCGATGAGCCGAGTGGCCGGCTTTCCGTCCTGCCATTGTCGAGGGTCTATCGCTTCGAGCCGATCGATCCGTCGTTGACCGCCGGCCAGGCGCGCCATGTGCTGGGTGTCGAGGCGGCGCTGTGGAGCGAGTACATGATCTCGCCGTGGCAAGTGCAGCACGCGCTGTTCCCAAGGGTCGACGCGTTGTCGGAGATCGCTTGGTCGCCGCGCAAGCAGCGAGACTGGCGTAGCTTCCTGCAACGTCTACCCGCGCAGATGCGGCGTTATCGCGCCTTCGGCATCGCGGCGGCCGACACGCCGTTCGCCCCGACATTCCACCTCGACGAAACCGTGTCGAAGGCGCTGGAAAGCGGTCACGCCATGGTCAGCCTGGACAACCAGCTGGGCTTTGGCACCCTGCGCTACACCACCGATGGCAGCGAGCCCGGCAGGCGGTCGCCTGTCTACGCGCGGCCTTTCACGGTTGCGCTGCCGGCCACGGTGCGTGCCGCGACTTTCGCGCCGGACGGCAGCGAGCTGGCTGCACCACGCGTGCGGGTATTCGACCGCGCTGCATTGCTGACCCTGCGCAACGGCCAGTTGGAGGCGTGCCCGGGCGGAAATCTCGGGCTGCGTGTGCCGCTGCTGCCCGACCTCGGTACCCGGCACACCCCGGTCTACGACATGGACCTGTTCCACGCCTGCTGGGTCTATCCGCAGGCACCGTTGGATACAGTGACCGGCATCGACGTCGACATGGCGAGGCTGGCACGCAACTACGGACTGGCACACGACCAATCCAAGGTGGTGGCCTATCCGGCACGCACAGTGCATGGTGAGCTGGAGGTGCACGAGGATCGCTGCGACGGCCCCCTGCTGGCGAGCCTGCCATTGCCGGCCGGCCGACAGCTGGGAGAGCGTTTCGCACTGCATGGGGTGTTGATGCAGAGGCAGGGTGTACACGACCTTTGCCTGCGGGTGACTGCGCCGATCGATGGACCGCTGTATGGCCTGGGCATGGTGCGGTTGTTGGAAGGCAGTACAAAGGTCGGGTCGGCAGGCCTCCGTCGTGGACATTGA
- a CDS encoding glycosyl hydrolase family 18 protein: protein MKRWHLWLLLAASLVCTPLFAAQPVALFYLMNTQKSLNSFEAHVDKIGLLVPTWYGVDNQGLVNGGPEKYVLHIAQVHHLPVMPIISMTAGRKGFHAFLHDETAKRAMIQSLLQQGREYGYDGFQFDFESISWTDRDAYTLLVKQTAEALHRHGMKLSIAVVPNAPGHAGKGAFSKWMWQYWRGAYDLSALGKYADLICLMTYDQHTRWTTPGPVDGLPWMLTQLKYALKRVPADKLSLGIALYGYHWYTGNPVRPDGTEASNIKADYIDADASIPLARQQNATIRWDPIAHESWYYFYRDEMREWVFMPDARSFHDRYQLIGKYHLEGFCAWVLGAEDPKVWNELPLARH, encoded by the coding sequence ATGAAACGCTGGCACCTCTGGCTGCTCCTGGCCGCATCGCTCGTCTGTACCCCGCTTTTCGCTGCGCAGCCGGTCGCGTTGTTCTATTTGATGAATACGCAGAAATCGCTCAACTCTTTCGAGGCGCACGTCGACAAGATCGGTCTCCTGGTTCCGACCTGGTATGGGGTGGATAACCAGGGGCTCGTCAACGGTGGTCCCGAGAAGTACGTGCTGCATATCGCGCAGGTGCATCACCTGCCTGTCATGCCGATCATTTCGATGACGGCGGGGCGCAAGGGCTTTCATGCATTTCTGCATGACGAGACCGCCAAGCGGGCGATGATCCAGTCGCTGTTGCAGCAGGGCCGTGAATACGGGTATGACGGTTTCCAGTTCGATTTCGAGAGCATCTCCTGGACCGATCGCGATGCCTACACGCTGCTGGTCAAGCAGACTGCGGAGGCACTGCATCGCCATGGCATGAAACTGTCGATCGCGGTCGTGCCCAACGCACCTGGGCATGCCGGAAAGGGCGCGTTCTCGAAGTGGATGTGGCAATACTGGCGCGGTGCCTACGACCTCTCTGCGCTGGGCAAATATGCCGACCTGATCTGTCTGATGACCTACGACCAGCACACGCGCTGGACCACGCCGGGTCCGGTCGACGGACTGCCATGGATGCTGACTCAGCTCAAATATGCCCTGAAGCGGGTGCCGGCCGACAAGCTTTCGCTGGGCATCGCGCTGTACGGCTACCACTGGTATACGGGCAACCCCGTGCGACCCGATGGCACGGAAGCGTCGAACATCAAGGCCGACTACATTGACGCCGATGCATCGATTCCGCTGGCCAGGCAGCAGAACGCAACAATCCGCTGGGATCCGATCGCGCACGAATCCTGGTACTACTTCTACCGTGACGAGATGCGTGAATGGGTTTTCATGCCTGACGCGCGCAGTTTTCATGACCGTTACCAGCTGATCGGGAAATACCACCTGGAAGGTTTTTGTGCCTGGGTGCTTGGTGCCGAGGACCCGAAGGTCTGGAACGAGCTGCCGCTCGCCCGGCATTGA
- a CDS encoding alpha-L-fucosidase — translation MKFSLLSCGALAVMLAPHAFAVQTSPTSSTEHRLTARQMDMAWQKATAKYEPERRRILSRVERGMDNGPYKADWASLQHYRAPTWYDNAKFGIFIHWGVYSVPAFGSEWYSRRMYKRGSKEFDHHVATYGPQAKFGYKDFIPRFKAQHFDPSAWARLFRAAGARYVVQVAEHHDGFAMYNSKLSDWTAVKMGPKRDLVGALEKAVRAQGLHFGVSSHRAEHDWFFDTGRQIDSDVNDPRYAGLYGPAEPRIYDGNDMHLAKDWTYVSQAFLDDWLARTAELIDDYHPDLIYFDWWIGQPSFRNTLPKMLAYYYNRGRSWGGVVVNYKLGDFAPGAGTLDIERGQLNGIQARHWQTDTSVSNDSWGYVENDTYKTPGFIVRLLVDVVSKNGNLLLNIGPRADGTIPAAEQGILHAIGRWLKANGRAIYDTRPWRVSGEGPTKVVSGSFHDTKTSAYTAADFRFTTRDGDLYAIEMAWPADGKAVIHAIKPTDHVRDVRLLADGREVTWKQQADGLHLALPARPVGEYAYAFRIAFSKPVSTKGHP, via the coding sequence ATGAAATTTTCCCTGCTCTCATGCGGCGCGCTGGCGGTGATGCTGGCGCCCCATGCCTTTGCGGTGCAAACGTCGCCCACCAGTTCGACCGAACATCGTCTCACCGCACGCCAGATGGACATGGCCTGGCAGAAGGCCACGGCCAAGTACGAACCGGAACGGCGCAGGATCCTGTCGCGGGTGGAACGTGGCATGGACAACGGGCCGTACAAGGCTGACTGGGCATCGTTGCAGCATTACCGCGCGCCGACGTGGTACGACAACGCGAAGTTCGGCATCTTCATTCACTGGGGCGTGTATTCGGTGCCGGCATTCGGCAGCGAGTGGTATTCGCGCCGGATGTACAAGAGGGGGTCGAAGGAGTTCGACCACCATGTCGCCACCTATGGGCCACAGGCGAAGTTCGGCTACAAGGACTTCATTCCCAGGTTCAAGGCGCAGCATTTCGATCCGTCGGCATGGGCTCGATTATTCCGTGCCGCGGGCGCCCGCTACGTGGTGCAGGTGGCCGAGCACCATGACGGTTTCGCGATGTACAACTCCAAGTTGTCGGACTGGACCGCGGTGAAGATGGGCCCGAAGCGCGACCTGGTCGGTGCGCTGGAAAAGGCCGTTCGCGCACAGGGGCTGCACTTCGGGGTTTCCTCGCACCGTGCCGAACACGACTGGTTCTTCGACACCGGGCGGCAGATCGATTCCGACGTGAACGATCCTCGTTACGCCGGGCTGTACGGGCCTGCCGAGCCGCGCATCTACGACGGTAACGACATGCATCTGGCCAAAGACTGGACGTATGTCTCTCAAGCTTTCCTCGATGACTGGCTGGCGCGCACAGCCGAGCTGATCGACGACTATCACCCGGACCTGATCTATTTCGACTGGTGGATTGGCCAGCCGTCGTTCCGCAATACGCTGCCAAAGATGCTCGCCTACTACTACAACCGGGGGCGAAGCTGGGGTGGCGTGGTGGTCAATTACAAGCTGGGCGACTTTGCGCCAGGCGCCGGCACGCTAGACATCGAGCGTGGTCAGCTCAACGGCATCCAGGCGCGGCATTGGCAGACGGATACCTCGGTCAGCAACGACTCGTGGGGCTACGTCGAGAACGACACCTACAAGACGCCCGGTTTCATCGTGCGTCTGCTAGTCGACGTGGTCAGCAAAAACGGGAACCTGTTGTTGAACATCGGTCCGCGCGCCGACGGCACGATTCCCGCGGCCGAGCAGGGGATCCTGCACGCCATCGGTCGCTGGCTCAAGGCCAACGGCCGTGCGATTTACGACACCAGGCCGTGGCGGGTGTCGGGTGAGGGGCCGACCAAGGTCGTCAGTGGCAGCTTCCATGACACCAAAACATCGGCGTACACCGCCGCGGATTTCCGCTTCACCACACGCGACGGCGATCTCTATGCCATCGAGATGGCCTGGCCCGCCGACGGCAAGGCCGTGATCCACGCGATCAAACCTACCGACCACGTGCGCGACGTGCGTCTGCTTGCCGACGGTCGCGAGGTGACCTGGAAACAGCAGGCCGACGGCCTGCACCTCGCGCTTCCGGCACGCCCGGTTGGCGAGTACGCGTACGCCTTCCGTATCGCATTCTCCAAACCGGTTTCGACCAAAGGACACCCATGA